The Syngnathus scovelli strain Florida chromosome 7, RoL_Ssco_1.2, whole genome shotgun sequence DNA window ATCAACCAGACTGAATCCCGTGGTCAGTCAGCTTAGTTCCATCTATTTTCATACAGTAGAAGAAGAATTATTTTGACgagattcatcatgtcttcGTAATGCTATACTTTTATTCAGACAATGAAAATTTTAGTTGTTACCTGCTGACAGTTTCAACTGCTACTCCAGTCTTCCGGCTCTGAGGAAGCTGAAGAAACTGTCAGCAGGTAACAACTAAAATTTtcattgtctgaacaaaagaatctgtgtatagaagaaaaaaaaaattgtatacaGATGAGAAAGTCATCAAGGAGAAACTCTACACCTGTATCTGAATTGTAcaagttaaaatgtagaaaccccATTTAGTCCTACGACTATGGGCATCAGAACATGCTGTGGGCACCTTGGGAACTATTTGATTCTTTGTGGTGTATATGAATCGGATAAGACAATGGCAGCCACTTTACTTTTTGGTAACATCAGACCTTGACGTGAAGGTCAAGGATGCTTGAACTCAGTAGTAAGGTAGGACTTTGTCATAATTTTTGGATGACCACTTGAAACTTACCTGCAAAGATAACAGCAAAGTTaatcatttgttttcatttacttttcatttcaattgtactaagttcatcttgtttttcctttttttaatcacttcactggtttcttttatatcaaacaaattgttttaggttcattacctgacatgtttcggcggtttcttccgtgaTGAagccggaagaaaccgccgaaacatgtcaggtaatgaacctaaaacaatttgtttgatacttttcatttcatttactTAAATCACTTTCATTCCTCGCATGAACAGTAACAGTTTGGCTTCCAAGACCTTTTGAAGGCAAATAAACTGAATACTTTTCAATCATCAATTTACCAGCCAGATCTCAACCCAAATACTTCTGGACATAAATATAAATCTTTATGCAACTTCAGAGGGATATTTTTTAGAAGTTTGCAACTTTGCATTGAATTCAAAATGATAGGTTTCATTGAATTTTCTATGATATACAATAAGTCTGTTGGTACTTACATGATGGCATGACAGAGACCTCAGCTGTAACGACACTTTCAAGACCTAAGTTCGACAGAGCTCCTCTCACCACACCACATGAAAAGGCGAGATACTGAGGGTGGGGAGCGGAACACACATTAAAATTAGACATGTCAATCATTTATGAAAGAGGGGAAAGAAAATCATACAAAATATGTGCCCTGACCTTAGGTGCTTGATCCAGGTACTGTTTACCATTAGAGAGCTGCGTCAGCATATTAAATTTGTTATCCTGCAATACATAGGTGCCCTAAAAATGATATAAAGAAACATATGATGTGACACCTCAGAAGTGAATATCAGTAAAACAGTTTGGTTTAATTATCACCTGATGGTTTGTTCTGAGATTGTCCACCTGCCTCCTGAAAACCTTTGTCCAGAAGTCTTTACAAATAAATTTCATTACATCCAACTCATCTTTGAAGCAGGGGGAATCCCTTGTCAATCTAGAAGTACAAAAAAGTACAACATAAATATAAAGATAAGATGCAAAAAAATAGTAATGACCTACCTCTCAATGAGTCCTTGTCCCACTCTGTAGCCCATCCCCTCCAAAACAGAAACACGAGAGGCTCTGTCCTATATGGAACACATAATACTGACAGTGTCATATGCATGGCTAAAAGTGActttaatcataaaaaaaagaagaaaaaagtcatACGAATTCTTGACTAGAATAACCAATGAACACAAACCTTGTTGTCAGTCTCTCCTTTAATGGATTGCAGATCCCTGTATACGTGTGCCACAATCTCCATATGGAGAAACTCAAAGAGAGCGTCGTCTGCCATCCCTGACAACCACAAAATGAGAAACAGAACGAAAGTCATGAGAAACCTTGACAAACGTGTAAATTGTTGTTATTGAGATTCGGAACTAAAATCATTGATGGAAGCCATAACAACAAGCAGCGAGCCTAGCTTGAGCTAGCTTAGTTATTAGCTATCACCAAGCATCCCCTTTTCATTGTGCGTTTAGGTTAGTTGACTTTAAATGTGACGCAGATTAAATTGGGGaacattttaattaatttaaatgtTATCTTAAATTCAACCGAGACAGATGACACGGGTAAAGTAAATTGTTAAACCTACCCAAGATGAATGGCAACTAGGAAGGTAAACAGAGACACTTCCGGGGTTTGCTCGTAATTAAGTTCACAAGCAGTCCGCGGGTATTACTACTCAACTGAATATGGCACAACCTACATTAAAGGGGTGATACAATACAGCTATTCTACTAAAGTAAAGAAATATATTCCTAGACTTCTATTTGTGTctaattttgtttgtgtttttttaagcaGAAAGCATGTAGGGGTGAATATCCACGTCAACTCTGCGGTGTACGCCAAAAAATTAAGCGTCCACTTTTACTGTCAGCTGACAGCCTCCTGCCGGATTGGAGCGCCGTTTACCACGTGACATACATACTGCATTTTGATTGGACTCTAGTAACAAGCTATTTCCTGTCTGCTCATGTGATCGGACACCATTTGAATTCGGTGTTGACAATCTGGGGTTTGTTTTACCTTCTTTTATATTGCATCATTTGATATTTAATTTCAATGAGACAATATGTGACCATGTGACAGACATGTTTGATATTTTATCTGGATTAAAATGTGATATGCTCTAATCCAAGTGCTGCTTTTTTGCTCTTATGTGTACAGTGGTCATGTCCAGCAGATACCCGATAGTGGTGCAGGGCGAGGCATCCGAAACAGACTCGGATGATGAAGTTTACATTACCTCCCTGCCAACTTCCCAGACGGCCATTGTAGGAGCCAAGGTAGTTTTGTTGTCTGCGGACATCAAACATACGTAAACCTTCACCTCTTTCAGAAATCTTGTTGCTTTCCCCAGGTTCAAGGGGAAGCTTCTGAAACAGAGAGCGAAGATGAAGTGGAGACGTCGACCCGAGGTTCTGCATTGAGTCACGAAAGTGCTAAGATACTCAAAAGAGATCTACCTCCGCTTATTGTCGTAAGAGATCACCCAAATATACAATCTGTTGTGGAAGACAGACCAAGTCCTACACGTAAGCCTTTTGGTGAGTAATGCCAAATATAAATACCTGCTCTGTACTAAATGAAATTGTCATTGTCATGACATTAACCAAAATATTGACTGGACTGTTTTATTCTGGGTGGACTAACCATTTTGACCAAATGCATACTATGTAATTAGTGCTTCACTAATTTATTGTGTTGAATTTCTAGGTGATACATTATTGCAGCAAAAATTGCAGGAGTCAAACAGCCGGCTCTATTCCAATGTGGGGCAAATGCTGCGACACGTTTATGGCAATGCCAGCAAGGAGGTACTGCACACTAATTCAAATGAAAACCAAGTGTCCATAACGTATTTGACCGGTAGCATGCGGTAATGGCATCCAGCACAAGAACTTGAGCATAGTCTACCTTTTAAAAGATAATCATGTTCTGTTCTGATTGACATTGTCTGACAGGTTTCCGTTTACAATATACTAGGTCAGTATATTATTGTGGCTGTTGTTGCAGTGGTCTAAAACTACACTGCATCAtactaaaagctttttttttaaatgtttccttGTCTGTTCCTTTTAATGTAGCTAAACAAGGTAACAAACATCACCATCTGGATGTGTTGTGCTGTTTTACACCACAATCAACCACAATACTAAGATTAAACTAATTCCCCACTGACAAGCACAAATTCACAACTGTGCactattttttttgcaaaggaaAATTTTTATTATAAATATAGTAAATGTCATTAGATGCATGCGCGATGGTCATAATAGTCTACTTGGTGTATTATATGTATGACTTAAAGAAAAGACAATTTTTAGCCAGCACGGAGGTATTTGAATTGTTAATGAAAAGGGAAGTTAAAACTGATCGAGGCACTTATGATATTATGCTAATGATATACTGTATGCTCTCAATTCAATAATTTTAGACTGTTCATTAATTTACCTTATGCACatgtttcatccatccatccattttctgaaccgcttagtccccacgggggtcgcgggcgtgctggagcctatcccagccgtcatcgggcagtaggcgggggacaccctgaactggttgccagccaatcgcagggcacacagagacagacaaccaatcgcactcacactcacacctagggacaatttggagtcttcaatcggcctaccaagcatgtttttggaatgtgggaggaaaccggagtgcccggagaaaacccacgcgggcccggggagaacatgcaaactccacacagggagggccggaggtggaatcgaacccgcaccctcctaactgtgaggcggacgtgctacccagtgcgccaccgagccgcccgcacATGTTTCAATGTATGAAAAAATATTGAAACTCTTTCATTGTGACTAAATGTTGTTTTCAAAGGTGCGCAGTACAACGGCACAGCTTAACACATCACAGAGCGCTATCATCAACGCTTCTCATAGCATCCGGCTGATTTTGGATGACTTGAAGGTCGTGTCTGAGAAGATCGACAtcatcaccagttgccagaTATTACCTGATATCAAGTTGAATGATTCAGAGGAAAATAACACTCCTGTATCCCAAAGAAAAGAAGCATAGATATTATGCATATTAGCAAGTGAAAATATTTTGCAACAGCTAATATTTATTACTCTCATTTGATACAAATTGATTATTGGAATGTTTATTTAATAATGTTCTTTTGTTCCATCTCTTTTAAATATCAAATCAGACTTGAACTGCAGATTTTTCTCAATGTACATTTTTAAGTGTTTTATTCTATGTATCATTCTATATTATTTTACAATGTAAATTTACAATTCAAACTAATTTATAAGCCGTGTAAATAGAGGCTCGTAGTGATGTAGTGACCAGTCTTACCACACGATGGCGGTAACAGTACATAAATTCCAACTACAGTGCTTTAGGTTGCAGTACTCTATTGCAGTTTGCTTTATACACCATTCgagccatattttttttttttattcttacagATAATTGCTGTATTTGTAGATTATCAGCAAAAAGTGTGTCTCAATAACATCCTTTGCAGCCTTTTCTTGATTTGATAACTAGAGTTGCACTGTTGCATTGCATTGTTGAACAAGTCCTCATGATAAAAGGAGACTCCACATGTGGCTTTTTGGTTCTGTGTCATATTTATCCTATTTATATCAAGTCATAATCTTGCAAAGCAGCCCTGATCCCCACATGCCCCCACTGTTTAGTGTCACCAAGAGTGAAGAGGCATTGATTTCTCTGTGGTGACATGTTTGTTTAAATCTTGTAATCATCACTTTGTCCATTTGTGTGTGATGGATGGGATTTGACTCTTTCTTTCAGAAAGTGATTCACTCCTTGATGGAGCTGTGGAAAAGTCCCTGTAATTAGTTCACTGTATGGACACATATACTATCCAGTTTTCTGCCAAGGCACTTTGCTCCTTCTCATTGATTGTGTTTGAAGCAGAGTTGCAGTCAGAATCACAGGAGACCAAAATACTATGTGATACGTGACCCCTTGCTACGATATGTAAATGAGCGTTAATTGATTTAAAAGTCATACATTCTATCAGATTCTGCGTCGTCAACATCTTTGTATATTTGCATTTCACAGACATGATTACACATCTCTCATCCTTGGTTTAAGTTTCTTTAAGGGGATAGAAGCACAGCAGAAAGTGAGTAAATACCTCATTAATGCATTGATCAGTTTCTACGTGATACAGATCGCATGAGTATAATGAGACCTCAGGGACACTGAGGATTCTGGAATCTTAATTGGAGAGATCAGCGTTTCAGCTAAAGAAGCATTTTTCATATCCCATGGTATCTATTATCTCTCTTTTTAATGAGAATCTACTACCAGCACGTGTGTGATAATCATCCATGCAGTGCTGAATGTGTGCCAGGATTCAATTTTCACATGTGGAATTTGGGGGATGGGCACGCGCCAATATAAATGAACTGGATATAGCTGGCTATGCAGTAGCTTTTATGCAAAATTGGCATGGTGGTGAACGACATGTGTATTGGAGATAGCAGCTCGCATTGTGAAATTTCCACCATGTTGACCAGGAACATCTCCAATGATGTTTCTTCCCCTTCTTCCAGTCTTTATCAGCAGCCTTATGAATGTCATTTTGGTATGAAATCGGACAAAACTGTAAGAACAGAAAACATAGTACAAAAGTCTGTGAATCACTGAAGATTTTCTTTTAAGGCTAAGTTGATGTCCGAGGGGGTCTGCTCTTAATGCTCAACAGGCTAAAAGGACATTAATTATATTTCAGTTTGCATAAAACATATTTTCTTATTTCAGTGACAGTGGCTTGGGGCTCAAAGCTAAAATTGAGGTTCATGCTTGAGCTGGCCTGCAAATGAAAGGCTAAAAAGGAACTCTTCAAAATGAAAGAAAGCACTGAGCAGAAAACATAACATAATGTTAGTGGCGTACAAAGGAACGATACATGAAAGTGTGTCGCTCCCCTGAATTAACAGAGCAATTTTGTCAGATCTGTGCTTCGAAAGACTGATGCGGGTGCGTGTCGTTTGCTTGTGAGAATGTACGTGTTTCTGTGTGTGAATGCGCGTGAGctcatgtgtgtgtctgggaGAAGGGCATTCACCCACATTAGCCAGGTCATTGGCTGTCTCATGGAGTGCCTGAGGATACACTCTTAGTTTATCTGGCTGGCTGAGCATGGGTGCACACAACAGCACAGGTCTTCCAGAGCAATGGtactcgggtggggggacggggacTGACGCTCTGTGACTAATACTCTTAGTGCATTCATGAAAGCACTGAATTAAGAAGCATCGCAGAGGTAATACCTAGAAAGGTAACATATTCTCTGTACTTGTTACATAAGGTCAAATGCAATACTGAGGAAGCTCTAaggtaaaaaaaagtgtgttctAGAATGCTGGTAAAACTCTGATTTGTCagactagagcaggggtgtcaaactcatttttttcacgggccacattgtcgtcatagcttcttttggagggccattatgactgtcaacccaaataaatgtatgagcacctcatattatatgcagtaaaagatacaaaacaaactggcaaataacttgttttcaaatcagatgagtaaaaactggacaaatatttaaaaagaaaaaagatattaaaagtgaagacaatttacaattctagtaatgacacacgaatttgatgcacaatttgtcttcgcgggccacataaaattatgtggcTGTCAGGcgtagagcagggagaggactcgaatgcagtttccaaagtccaagggtgtgtttattttctccaatggcagcagttacaaaaaacgcctcaatatgagggaaaaaagggggaaaatgaGGCGCCTCGAacagagggagaaaaagggaaaatcaaagcgcctcgaaccgagggatatACTATAACGAAGACAACTATGTTGCCaggttaacataggtgatcaagGTAGTTCTATCAAGGAGTCTTAGGGGAACTCGAGggcttcgtgatcgctagtgttcttatcgaggcaagacgcactggcactggacacggggAATGGCgcaggttatatggacacagaaggaggggaacacaggtgaagacagttggtcattggcacaggtgcacacacttggaatcagggagtcacgtgaccggacaagggaaggacacaccaactggaacgagaggaaagttacacaataaaacaggaagtgaccaggacaacacatgacagcatgacagtggctggcccccgggccttgagtttgacacctgtggactAGAGGAATCTTTTTCCTCAAAGGAACCAATGACAATTTAATTCAACGTCATACGCACTTTATTGACTGTAAAGTTTTAAATAAGGATTGAATAGTCATTGTAGTGTAACGACTGTTAAAACAATACACATTTTGATATCCTCAGTTTTATTTGTTACTgtattatatgtttttttttttttaaatccacagtTCACTAATGTCAAATTGCGGTGTCTTTAAATCGGTAAGAAACAGATGAGAAGATTTGgtggaaacaacaacaaaaagagattgtgACATTTTACAGAGTaatgaaatagaaaaaaatgtgcatgtaaTTTTATctcataattattataattgagAAAGTGTCTTGTCtgtttgactttgtctttttgtGTTCCTTTCAGTTCCTTCTGTCCTTTCTGTTCTGCTATGGATGGCAGCTTGCCAAGTAAACATCATTCATGAGCACCCCTTCTATGAATGCTACCTAGTCAAGTGGCTCGGCAAATATGTGAAGTGAGTATCTCTATCTTTGTCTCTTTATCTTTGTCAGATGTGTCGTTTAGTATAGTACTGAAAGATTTTTCTTTTGAGTTTTATTAGTAAAAACACTTATCAAAGTCAATTTGGCATCAAATCAAAGAAATTATCATGCTAATATGCATGAAGAGCATAAGCAGGAAGCATAAAATTCATTATGATGTGAAAAAATATCTATAGATGACAGATGATAGATGATGTTTGCTTTCTTACACAATATAACTTATTAATGGCCACAATTTTACCCCGTTACCACCACTGtaaacatgttaaaaaaaaaaaaaaaactctgaatCTTACTCATGCTTACTTTCTGTCTGAAAGTCTTTTTCGATAGGTTTGTGAATAGCcattttatttcaaaaagtCAACAACTTTTATATTTTCCTTTTGTCTGAATTCATTTAAACCAAATATTGCCTATATGCATATTGGTATTTAATTTTATCTCGCAATGACTTATTTCACTGCAATATTTATTAATTACAATACAATTACAATATTTCCAGCACTCCCTTTTGCAGATTCTTTTTTCCTCTTCCGTCTCAGGCAGGCTTAGTCCAAGATGCTCTCTCAGGCTGAAAATCAATTCATATCTCAtaaatcatcataaaaaaagtgaaaatctaATTATATAGTCATGGCAGGCTCAAACTTGGAATGAACATTTCAGAATACTGATGCAGAATGTAGAAACGGttttatattaatatttattcTTGCGCGTGCAGTCCAAGATGTGCGCATCTGTTTTTCCTGTGGCAACAAAGGCGCTTTCCATTAGTGGTGTGAACACAAattcatttgtaaaaaaaaaataggcaccAACAAGAACACACGgcaaaaaacattattttaaatttaaagtgtgtgtgtgtgtgtgtgtgtgtgtgtgtgtgtgcgtgcgtgcgtgcgtgtgtgtgtgtgtgtgtgtgtgtgtgtgtgtgtgtgtgtgtgtgtgtgtgtgtgtgtgtgtgtgtgtgtgtgtgtgtgtgtgtgtgtgtacaatgaCAGGGTGGCTCTGGGTGTCTGTGGGCACAGCAGATGGCCTGGACCCGTCCGCCGGGCTTTCCGCTTTTATCAAGATTGAGTCTGCAATTTTTTTCTCAACCAAATTTAACCAAACTAAAAGTAATCTCAAATTCATGCAGAATATAGGAGTAATATATTTCTAACATACTTAAATTGCAGACCCTGAAACATTGTACTTAGtcataaaaaaatcataaaataaaatacgtaCAAATtgttaataaataatattgatTTTGGTCATGTAACCATTGGCAACAAGAACATCATGGCAATTGCTGTTATTTTATTGTTCTTATTTTAGACTTGTTATGTAGGTTCGTCTGGGGCTAATCATCCATCACTGACAATATTGGTGATAAATATCATAGCATTTGAAAGTGAACATTCTTAGgttcaaaaaatatttaattcgcttctttctaaaaatatatacgtgaacagttgttgttgtttagtGAGAGGTGATCTTTGAAAAGTCACATTGGTAAGAACGCCACCTGAGCTGGTTAAATGCTTTTCTGTATTTGTTTTTCACAATTCAAGAGGACTTAATTAACCTGTAAGGTATAATACATTAAAGTGACTTTACTGTTGTAACCTACATTTCTTGAAGCATAGATGTCTACACGCtgatgcttttcttttcttataAGATGTATGAGGATATCATTATAGTTAATGAAGAGTGATGCAATTACAGTATCTGCACTCAGTCGTTTTGTCTTTGTAAGGACCAGCTGAGTGAGGATATTTGCATAAAACACATCTTGATTTTTATAAATATGAATACATTTATGCTAAGGGTAATTAAGATCGCTATTAACAGTTTAGCAAGCTATCGTTACTTAATACATCTTAACGTTATGCTTGGCAAGTAACGACCATGACAATGCCTGTTAAAtctaaaaagggaaaaaaagacgGCAGTGTAAACGCACAATTAAAGACAGTTTGGGTAATGCCAATTGATTCTCACAACTGAATGGCAGCATTGGTTAATTGGTTGAATGAGAATATAAGTAACTATTTAGTGCCACTGTCTTCAAAcagcggcggctcggtggcgcactgggtagcacgtccgcctcacagttaggagggtgcgggttcgattccacctccggccctccctgtgtggagtttgcatgttctcccgcgtgggttttctccgggcactccggtttcctcccacatcccaaaaacatgcttggtaggccgattgagcactccaaattgtccctaggtgtgagtgcgagtgcggatggttgtttgtctctgtgtgccctgcgattggctggcaaccggttcagggtgtcccccgcctactgcccgttgacagctgggataggctccagcacgcccgcgacccccgtggggacgaagcggttcagaaaatggatggatggatggatgtcttcaAACACATACCTTGCAGAATTTAGGCTACACAATGTTACAGGTATGTGCGGCATGGAACCCAGCAGTGGTTGAGGACCACTTAGCTAAATGACAAATTACAAATGTTTTGCTAGTCAGTCCCCTTGTCTCAAGTTGAATTCTTTCTGTATAAACTTTAAGTAACTACAAATAGAATGTGAAATGTACACACATCTGGCATATTGTCATTTTAATAGATGAACTCCCCCAAAAACTTTTAAgccttatttaaacaaaatttaATGTCCCAAGCAATAAAAAGGCTAAAGCTGAGATGTCCAAATGCTTTTAGAATGTAATGTGACGTGATTTTCAAGGGTCTTGTCAGTCCATTAGCAAGATGCTTCTAAAATAGCATTTGTGTACGACATATAATTTTCTCTTTTGCttgaaaaatatgaataaaatattaTCATGCTATCAGAAGATTTATGACTTCTTGTTTGTCTAgagatttgtgtttgtttgtttgtttgtttgtttgtttgtttgtttgtttgtttgtttgtttgtttgtttgtttgtttgtgtgtttgtttgtttgtttgtttgtttgtttgtttgtttgtttgtacacacatgtatatttgaacacattttcaaTAATGCAGATATTCACAACTGTACAATGATTCTTTCACTGTATTGATGAAAAactcttaaaaaaaacttttaacaaACCAAAAAGGAAAATTAGGTTGCTTCTGTGATTCATTGTCAGTTTGTCCTCAAAATTTAGATATACTGATTGCAATATAAAAGTGATGTGCTTTACAGCAGAGCGTCATATGGGTCCATTTGACATTATGTCTTCTCTGGTTTGAGCTTGTTGGTAGAGAAGAGAATGATGAAGACCAGATGAAGATTCAGATCTGTCCTTGCTGCTTTCTTAGCCTGTGCATTGTATCCACGCTGGAATGGGCCTCCAGTGGAAAAGATGGAACCCACTTTCAGATAGTTTTTGGTATAATCCCATGATAAGAAACCACACCCAGATGATTGAGGCTCTTTTATGTCAAATAATCCCCACTGGTTCAGATCATCTCTTCTGCAAACATCCTGCACCTTTAAATCGTGTTGCAGCATCACACGGTCTTGATTTGTGTGACATTGTCTCATTTTCAAACCTTCACACCTCTGACAGTGCTCCGTGACTGACTCACTAATCCAATTAAAAagacatggcaagaggaaataaACTATTATTCTATGACACTGAGCGGGCTCTTTGCACTTATGATAAACTGCTGCGTACGCTAACTTGTCAGCACCCTCTCGTTCCATCTTGTTGTGTTTGATAGTTTGAACACGAAAAGGCATAAAGCGCAAACAACATTAATTCAATTACATCTGTCAGCTTGATTAGCACATAACTAAGATCACAAAGCAAGTTTAAATAAACATGTCTCAATGTTCATCTCAACTGGGGTAGATTTATACAATACAACCTGAAGGGTGCAAAACTTCAGTCAAAATATCAGATATGTTGAGAGGACATGAATATCTCATTTTGAGATATGCAGTATAGATTATTAAACTCAGTGTTAGCTGAAGGATATTTACATGCTTCCATGAAATCTGTCATATGCTTAGTATTACATTTCCTGACAGTGTGTTTGAATGAGCTGTTTCTCAACTGGATGTGTATATGTAGACAAAGGCGAGCAGCAAAAGATTGAGCATGATGCCGATGACCCCGAGCACTGCCAGGAATCTCTCCTCTGGTGTGCTCAGGTATGGACACGTTAGGTCCATGGAAATGTTTTTCTAAATCCCACTTAATACAGCAATTGATATTATGCAATAAGATGAGTCCATTAAGTTGCAACTTTTAAGGAGCGGCACAAAGGCCCTTCAGTCGATAGTACCTAGTAACCTTTTCGTCAGTCTGCTACTTCCGTTTGGGTGAATATTCATCTGGCAATGAAACAAACCTCACCTTATGAACAGAAACACTTACAGGAGCTTATTTTATAGTCTCGTATTAAAAACAGCACATTAAAATCCACCATCGGATAAAATCCCATTTTCATAAAAATGCCAAGTCATGAGTATAGGCAGTGACTGTCAGCAATGATTTGGCAGGTTTTCTTGAAATGACAAGTTCAATATAGGCAGGAAGGGAGAGAAGATGTCTCATGGAACTCCTTTCTGTCGTGACATTTGGCAGGAGTCCGCTGGAAATGGCGAGGGACTATTCTTACGGCAGTGAATTGATACACTTGCAGTTGGCCACAATTCAGGCTGTACACACTGCCAAGAATCTTTCTATCTTAGCACATAATGATCTAACCCTCAACGCAAATAAATACTTGAAGAGATGTATGGCGGGAGGGACGTTGGGTGGGCGCCAGTCATTCTTATTTTAGCCTATCTCAAGGTCTTAGGTGACAGAAGTGTAGATGTAGACGAAGATGACCACTAAAAGATTGAGAATGGTTCCGATGATGCCCAGCACGGCTAAAATTCTCTCCTCTCGATCGTTCGTGGAGTCGTCCTCTCTTGCATGAGTGCTGCAGATATAGTGGCTGCCGGGGATCATGGTTACCATCACAGAACCCCACAGCCACAGGGCACAACGCCTGGATAAGACACAACAAATATGCGGCTGAGAAATCCAATCAGATTTATGAAACGATTTCATGTCTGAAAGGTGCCGACAATCACGCGGTgtataaacacacacgcacactcacccTCACACACAATAGCATACTTTTGCTGTCTCAGGACCAGCAGAGCAGTTCATGAATACAAATGATTGCTTTGGACAGCTTCAGCACGAGGTGTGACAATCAATGTTTTCACAGGCATTATTGTGTGttatataaaagaaaaagactttttaaaaaagtgtttaTGGAATATGGGAGAAAGCCAGCATACCCTGAGCAAACCCACACAAGCGCGGGAAGGACATTTAAATTTGACAAAAGACAGGTGTTGGAACCCTGGATTGGACCC harbors:
- the trappc6bl gene encoding trafficking protein particle complex subunit 6B, like, whose translation is MADDALFEFLHMEIVAHVYRDLQSIKGETDNKDRASRVSVLEGMGYRVGQGLIERLTRDSPCFKDELDVMKFICKDFWTKVFRRQVDNLRTNHQGTYVLQDNKFNMLTQLSNGKQYLDQAPKYLAFSCGVVRGALSNLGLESVVTAEVSVMPSCKFQVVIQKL
- the bloc1s3 gene encoding biogenesis of lysosome-related organelles complex 1 subunit 3, yielding MKKACRGEYPRQLCGVRQKIKRPLLLSADSLLPDWSAVYHVTYILHFDWTLVTSYFLSAHVIGHHLNSVLTIWVVMSSRYPIVVQGEASETDSDDEVYITSLPTSQTAIVGAKVQGEASETESEDEVETSTRGSALSHESAKILKRDLPPLIVVRDHPNIQSVVEDRPSPTRKPFGDTLLQQKLQESNSRLYSNVGQMLRHVYGNASKEVRSTTAQLNTSQSAIINASHSIRLILDDLKVVSEKIDIITSCQILPDIKLNDSEENNTPVSQRKEA